A single genomic interval of Halobacillus halophilus DSM 2266 harbors:
- a CDS encoding YihY/virulence factor BrkB family protein, which translates to MNSVLTFGKELLTRFRDDDVAGLAAQLAYFFLLSLFPFMIFLLTLLGYLNIDEERVLAIISTYAPPETFDLITENVTSLLKSGSGSLLSVGILGTLWAASVGVSAIIRAFNRAHNVEENRPFLVTRFIAIILTIAMVLVICIAFLLPVLGHTAGVFIFSTFGLSESFIEAWGMLRWAISSIIFFIVLSFLYVTAPSLRLKYRDAVAGAVFATVGWQLVSLLFSFYVSSLGNFSAAYGSLGGVIVLMIWFYLSGIVIILGGEINAIFRRRRRDKKYS; encoded by the coding sequence ATGAATAGCGTTTTAACATTTGGAAAAGAGCTGCTGACCCGTTTTAGAGATGATGATGTTGCGGGGCTGGCAGCTCAGCTTGCTTACTTTTTCCTGTTATCATTATTCCCATTTATGATTTTCCTGCTTACGTTGCTTGGTTATTTAAATATTGATGAAGAACGTGTTCTCGCTATAATTAGTACTTACGCTCCTCCTGAAACCTTTGACCTGATTACAGAAAATGTGACTTCCCTGTTGAAGAGCGGTAGCGGAAGTCTCTTATCTGTAGGTATCCTCGGTACATTGTGGGCAGCCTCTGTCGGTGTGAGTGCCATCATACGTGCTTTTAACCGCGCCCATAATGTAGAAGAAAACCGGCCTTTTCTTGTAACAAGGTTTATAGCGATTATTTTAACTATTGCTATGGTTCTCGTTATTTGTATTGCCTTTTTATTGCCGGTTCTTGGACATACGGCCGGAGTTTTCATCTTTTCTACTTTTGGCTTATCAGAAAGCTTTATTGAGGCCTGGGGAATGCTTCGATGGGCCATTTCGTCTATCATCTTTTTCATTGTATTATCCTTTTTATATGTAACCGCTCCAAGTCTCCGTTTGAAATACAGGGACGCAGTGGCCGGTGCCGTTTTTGCAACTGTCGGGTGGCAGCTGGTTTCCTTACTGTTTTCCTTTTATGTAAGCAGTCTGGGGAACTTTTCAGCTGCTTATGGAAGTTTGGGCGGGGTCATTGTCTTAATGATCTGGTTTTACCTGTCCGGCATCGTCATTATTTTAGGCGGCGAAATCAATGCTATCTTCCGCCGGCGTCGAAGAGATAAGAAATATTCCTAA
- a CDS encoding transporter substrate-binding domain-containing protein — MRKGLLTILMLTLSVLLAACGSSGNENSESSEDNNSSQEASGEKWSEIKEEGKMVVGTAGTLFPASYYPEGSDELTGYDIEIMREVAKRLDLELSFKEYGVDALLSSINSGRVDMVINDFQPTEDRKEKFAFSEPYKYSYSTMVVRESDLSGIETLDDLEGKLHGGGATTVYSDIAKHFGAETKSYGNVANDVYLRDVANGRTDFIINDYYLQTLALKALPEIEVQLHPDLQFHPTTSAIVMPKDAQTLKEKVDATLQEMREDGTLTEISKEFFGGKDASKKPEKDVRELEGIDL, encoded by the coding sequence ATGCGTAAAGGACTATTAACTATACTTATGCTTACGCTTTCTGTGCTACTTGCCGCTTGTGGCTCAAGTGGAAATGAGAACAGTGAAAGCAGTGAAGATAACAACTCCAGCCAGGAAGCCTCTGGAGAAAAATGGAGCGAGATCAAAGAAGAAGGAAAAATGGTAGTCGGTACAGCAGGAACATTATTTCCGGCCTCTTACTATCCGGAAGGTTCAGACGAACTGACGGGCTATGATATTGAAATTATGCGTGAGGTAGCGAAACGGCTGGATCTTGAGCTTTCATTTAAAGAATACGGGGTAGATGCGCTATTATCCTCCATTAATAGTGGTCGCGTGGACATGGTTATTAACGATTTCCAGCCGACAGAGGATCGTAAAGAGAAATTCGCATTCAGTGAACCTTATAAGTATTCTTATTCTACAATGGTCGTCCGTGAATCTGATCTTTCTGGAATTGAAACACTGGATGATTTGGAAGGTAAGCTGCACGGCGGAGGAGCTACCACGGTGTACTCTGATATTGCCAAGCATTTTGGTGCAGAAACTAAAAGTTACGGAAATGTGGCCAATGATGTGTACCTTCGTGATGTAGCGAATGGTCGTACAGATTTCATCATTAACGATTATTACTTGCAGACGCTGGCCTTAAAAGCTCTTCCAGAGATTGAAGTACAGCTGCATCCTGATCTTCAGTTCCACCCAACTACTTCAGCGATCGTGATGCCTAAAGACGCTCAGACGCTGAAAGAGAAAGTTGATGCCACGCTTCAAGAGATGAGAGAAGACGGTACGCTTACTGAAATTTCAAAAGAATTCTTCGGAGGGAAGGATGCTTCCAAGAAACCTGAAAAAGATGTCCGTGAGCTTGAAGGCATCGACTTGTAA
- a CDS encoding heavy metal translocating P-type ATPase yields the protein MSSESSSFPIQSHFIRPSWKFMKTHAELLAALLSGVLVLTAWLLSSSISESVFVFLHLAAFVIGGFAKAKEGLEDTIHEKELNVELLMILAAIGSAAIGYWTEGAILIFIFALSGALETYTLNKSQKEISSLMDLQPEVALKVTEEGYEVVSVTDLYVNDRILIKPGERIPADGTIIKGSSAINESAITGESLPVTKGIDKEVFAGTVNLNGSLTVEVTKKSTDTLFQKIILMVQSAQSEKSPSQLFIERFESTYVKIVLGVVAVMLFLPHFLFGWSWMDTIYRAMILLVVASPCALVASIMPATLSAISNGARHGLLFKGGVHLENLAHLNAIAFDKTGTLTNGTPEVTDALYAEEENKEMILSIAASIEQESNHPIAQAIVRYASQEEVPLSSVEHMQDISGNGVKAFHEGNEWKVGKPEFVGKEEAYLFQNGIAKTLAKQGKTVIFVKKNNEIAAVFAMKDTVREDTKKAIEELKKQGVYTIMLTGDNSATAQAIASEAGVDHYIAELLPEKKVDEIKKLKAHFTQVAMVGDGINDAPALATANVGVAMGGGTDVALETSDVVLIKNDLSRISQARKLSSRMNRIIKQNVVFSITIIMLLIISNFLQVIDLPLGVVGHEGSTILVILNGLRLLK from the coding sequence ATGTCCTCTGAATCCAGCTCATTTCCTATCCAGAGCCATTTCATTCGCCCATCTTGGAAATTCATGAAAACACACGCAGAGCTGCTGGCCGCATTACTAAGCGGAGTCCTAGTCTTAACCGCGTGGCTGTTATCCAGTTCCATTTCTGAAAGTGTTTTTGTTTTTCTTCATCTCGCTGCTTTCGTGATCGGCGGATTTGCTAAAGCCAAAGAAGGACTCGAAGACACCATACATGAAAAAGAACTAAACGTTGAACTGCTCATGATTTTAGCTGCCATTGGTTCTGCTGCTATCGGCTATTGGACAGAAGGAGCCATTCTCATTTTCATCTTTGCGTTAAGTGGAGCCCTCGAAACGTACACGTTAAATAAAAGCCAGAAAGAAATCTCTTCCTTAATGGATCTGCAGCCCGAAGTAGCCCTGAAGGTGACGGAAGAGGGATACGAAGTCGTATCCGTAACCGATCTCTACGTGAACGATCGTATTTTAATAAAACCAGGTGAACGCATCCCGGCTGATGGAACGATCATTAAAGGCTCAAGTGCGATAAATGAAAGTGCCATCACTGGAGAGTCGCTCCCTGTAACAAAGGGCATTGATAAAGAAGTATTCGCAGGCACCGTTAATTTAAATGGGAGTTTAACTGTTGAAGTAACCAAGAAATCAACAGACACGCTATTCCAGAAAATTATACTCATGGTTCAATCCGCACAAAGCGAGAAATCCCCTTCTCAGCTTTTTATTGAGCGTTTTGAAAGTACTTATGTGAAAATTGTACTTGGTGTAGTCGCGGTAATGTTATTCCTGCCCCATTTTTTATTTGGCTGGAGCTGGATGGATACGATTTACAGAGCCATGATCCTGCTTGTAGTGGCCTCTCCCTGCGCTTTAGTAGCTTCCATAATGCCGGCTACATTGTCCGCCATTTCAAACGGCGCACGTCACGGGCTGCTTTTTAAAGGCGGTGTACATCTGGAGAACCTGGCTCATCTGAATGCGATTGCGTTTGATAAGACAGGAACGTTGACGAATGGAACACCTGAGGTAACCGATGCGTTATATGCAGAAGAAGAAAATAAAGAGATGATCCTTTCTATTGCAGCTTCCATCGAACAGGAATCGAACCACCCTATTGCCCAGGCTATCGTCCGGTATGCTTCACAGGAGGAAGTGCCTTTAAGCTCGGTGGAACACATGCAGGATATAAGCGGAAACGGTGTAAAAGCGTTTCATGAAGGAAATGAATGGAAAGTAGGAAAACCTGAATTTGTAGGAAAAGAGGAAGCCTATCTATTTCAGAATGGGATTGCTAAAACATTAGCGAAACAAGGTAAAACCGTTATTTTTGTAAAAAAGAATAACGAAATTGCAGCTGTTTTTGCTATGAAGGATACAGTTAGAGAGGATACAAAAAAGGCGATAGAAGAATTAAAGAAACAAGGTGTTTATACCATTATGCTGACAGGGGATAACTCAGCCACTGCTCAAGCTATTGCGTCAGAAGCCGGAGTCGACCACTATATTGCCGAACTGCTCCCTGAGAAAAAAGTAGATGAAATTAAAAAACTAAAAGCTCACTTCACGCAGGTAGCTATGGTAGGCGACGGAATTAATGATGCTCCAGCCCTTGCTACAGCAAACGTGGGTGTGGCTATGGGAGGAGGCACGGATGTAGCTCTTGAAACGTCGGATGTTGTTTTAATAAAAAACGACCTTTCACGGATTTCCCAGGCAAGAAAATTGTCTTCACGCATGAATCGCATTATTAAGCAGAATGTGGTCTTCTCCATAACCATAATCATGCTGCTGATTATCAGCAATTTCCTTCAGGTTATTGACCTTCCCCTTGGTGTAGTTGGACACGAAGGAAGTACCATTTTAGTTATTCTAAATGGTCTGCGTTTATTAAAATAA
- a CDS encoding low molecular weight protein-tyrosine-phosphatase, protein MIRVLFVCLGNICRSPMAEAIFKDLVKKEGLEKEISVDSAGIGHWHEGSIPHEGTRAILDEHSISYEGMRARQVAEADWDDYDYLIAMDSKNIQDLHSIREKNGVTIAKLLDYTSHEEADVPDPYFTGNFQYVYELVSEGCSRLLEQIKKDNQL, encoded by the coding sequence ATGATCCGTGTACTTTTTGTTTGTTTAGGCAATATATGCCGATCTCCTATGGCTGAAGCCATATTTAAAGACTTAGTTAAAAAGGAAGGACTGGAAAAAGAAATTTCAGTTGATTCCGCCGGGATAGGTCACTGGCATGAAGGCTCCATTCCTCATGAAGGGACAAGAGCTATCTTAGACGAGCATTCAATTTCCTATGAAGGAATGAGAGCTCGACAAGTTGCAGAAGCGGACTGGGACGATTATGATTATCTTATTGCTATGGACAGTAAAAACATTCAGGATCTTCATTCTATCCGCGAGAAAAATGGAGTGACCATAGCTAAATTGTTGGATTATACATCTCACGAAGAAGCAGATGTGCCGGATCCTTATTTTACCGGTAATTTCCAATATGTGTACGAACTGGTGAGTGAAGGTTGCTCCCGCTTACTTGAACAAATAAAAAAAGATAACCAATTATAA